From the Cervus elaphus chromosome 20, mCerEla1.1, whole genome shotgun sequence genome, one window contains:
- the FNDC7 gene encoding fibronectin type III domain-containing protein 7 isoform X3 yields the protein MAGAPVKFLSVVGFSLICLKMVASTKTVPEIPTIDQAYSKISNSITVEWATVPGATSYLLTAKDGNTVIETMVANSPGTVTGLKAATLYQITIRSISPAGRSQASPPKQAKTVLAAPILQVSSPSSDSILVQWEAVYMAIGFSVSIMQANGLGRIWKENTTNTSLTFTSLAAGTLYTIKAYAWNANGTPGDDSTCNQRTSPGTPANIQVSFDSGALKASVSWAPTEGAFNYTVMALSDSSRLSCSTAFSSCAIYPLQCGTKYLISVSASNDAGSSRSTSAVTLKTVACAPGKVAIQEDPPGHLSVAWSNVDLGDYYVAFVKSDDGLEVHCNTSLTQCNFLSECGFTYFISVFAYNKAGQSPLGDVFNYTTAPCCPSDVNPVLVSSDRAEIVWSPVRGAELYETKAEDGFSVVECNDTAPACTLSALECDTKYNITVYSFSEVRGSNTSCASQFITTAPCSPEIKNISKDDFSMIHVRWQSTNDEATYTVTARGEKGSHQCSSTGESCTLGGLPCGSLFSVTAVAETPAGRSLPSYSVPLETGACCPLGVKLYRLGPNGIRIHWQASRGSANYSTDLYGSKGIFTCAPSAGLSFCDVTEIPCGDVYTVMVSPVAETGLKLTFCPKKIYSVTCSGSTLGMVIYRGKRNVE from the exons TTCCCGAAATACCCACTATTGATCAAGCTTATTCAAAAATCAGCAACAGTATCACTGTGGAATGGGCTACAGTGCCAGGAGCTACCAGTTACCTCCTCACAGCCAAAGACGGGAACACTGTCATTGAGACCATGGTGGCCAATTCCCCAGGCACTGTGACTGGCCTGAAAGCTGCAACCTTGTACCAGATCACCATCAGATCCATCAGTCCTGCGGGGAGAAGCCAGGCATCACCTCCAAAACAGGCAAAGACAG TACTGGCGGCACCTATTCTACAAGTAAGCTCTCCAAGTTCAGACTCTATTCTTGTGCAGTGGGAAGCTGTATATATGGCCATTGGATTCTCTGTGTCCATTATGCAAGCTAATGGTTTGGGTAGAATATGGAAAGAGAATACCACCAACACCTCCTTGACATTCACCAGTTTAGCCGCAGGGACTCTCTACACCATAAAGGCCTATGCATGGAATGCCAATGGAACCCCCGGGGATGACTCCACCTGCAATCAGAGAACAA GTCCAGGTACTCCTGCCAACATTCAAGTCTCTTTTGATAGTGGTGCTCTGAAGGCATCTGTTTCATGGGCACCGACAGAAGGAGCTTTCAACTATACCGTGATGGCTTTGAGTGACTCTTCCAGGCTGAGCTGCAGTACAGCTTTCAGTTCCTGCGCCATCTACCCTCTCCAGTGTGGAACCAAGTACCTGATTTCAGTTTCAGCAAGTAATGATGCCGGATCTAGCAGATCAACTTCAGCAGTGACTTTGAAAACCG TTGCTTGTGCACCTGGAAAAGTGGCAATCCAAGAAGATCCTCCTGGCCACCTGTCTGTAGCTTGGTCCAATGTGGATCTGGGTGATTACTATGTGGCCTTTGTGAAGAGTGATGATGGCTTGGAAGTACATTGCAACACTTCCCTCACCCAGTGCAATTTCTTATCTGAGTGTGGCTTCACTTACTTTATTAGTGTTTTTGCCTATAACAAGGCAGGGCAGAGTCCTTTGGGTGATGTGTTTAATTATACCACAG CTCCCTGTTGTCCTAGTGACGTTAACCCCGTGCTGGTGTCCAGTGACAGGGCAGAGATTGTCTGGTCTCCCGTCCGAGGCGCTGAACTTTATGAAACGAAGGCTGAGGATGGGTTCAGTGTGGTTGAGTGTAACGACACTGCTCCGGCTTGCACGCTTTCTGCTCTAGAGTGTGACACCAAGTATAACATCACGGTGTATTCCTTCAGCGAAGTCCGGGGCAGCAATACGTCATGTGCTTCCCAATTCATAACCACAG CTCCTTGCAGTCCTGAAATCAAAAACATTTCAAAGGATGACTTTTCCATGATTCATGTGCGCTGGCAATCCACTAATGATGAGGCCACTTACACGGTGACTGCCCGCGGAGAGAAAGGGTCGCACCAGTGCAGCAGCACCGGAGAGTCCTGCACCCTGGGCGGCTTGCCCTGCGGCTCACTGTTCTCGGTCACCGCCGTGGCCGAGACGCCCGCAGGACGGAGCCTGCCCAGCTACAGTGTGCCTCTGGAGACAG GTGCCTGCTGCCCTTTGGGGGTGAAATTATATAGGCTGGGCCCTAATGGCATCCGGATCCACTGGCAGGCCTCCAGGGGCTCTGCCAATTACAGCACCGACCTCTATGGTTCCAAAGGCATTTTCACATGTGCCCCAAGCGCTGGCCTCAGTTTCTGTGATGTTACGGAGATACCCTGCGGGGATGTGTATACCGTGATGGTCTCACCAGTTGCTGAGACAGGACTGAAGCTTACTTTCTGTccaaaaaaaatatattcag tAACCTGCTCTGGAAGTACACTTGGAATGG TGATTTACAGAGGGAAGAGAAATGTGGAATGA
- the FNDC7 gene encoding fibronectin type III domain-containing protein 7 isoform X2: protein MVANSPGTVTGLKAATLYQITIRSISPAGRSQASPPKQAKTVLAAPILQVSSPSSDSILVQWEAVYMAIGFSVSIMQANGLGRIWKENTTNTSLTFTSLAAGTLYTIKAYAWNANGTPGDDSTCNQRTSPGTPANIQVSFDSGALKASVSWAPTEGAFNYTVMALSDSSRLSCSTAFSSCAIYPLQCGTKYLISVSASNDAGSSRSTSAVTLKTVACAPGKVAIQEDPPGHLSVAWSNVDLGDYYVAFVKSDDGLEVHCNTSLTQCNFLSECGFTYFISVFAYNKAGQSPLGDVFNYTTAPCCPSDVNPVLVSSDRAEIVWSPVRGAELYETKAEDGFSVVECNDTAPACTLSALECDTKYNITVYSFSEVRGSNTSCASQFITTAPCSPEIKNISKDDFSMIHVRWQSTNDEATYTVTARGEKGSHQCSSTGESCTLGGLPCGSLFSVTAVAETPAGRSLPSYSVPLETAPCCSASLMVTQVTQSVINVSWTVGSGALTYVTVLQSQMGQSKCHTHQNHCLLGCIACGINYTVAVKAVSATGLTADCAYQSYSSSACCPLGVKLYRLGPNGIRIHWQASRGSANYSTDLYGSKGIFTCAPSAGLSFCDVTEIPCGDVYTVMVSPVAETGLKLTFCPKKIYSVTCSGSTLGMVIYRGKRNVE, encoded by the exons ATGGTGGCCAATTCCCCAGGCACTGTGACTGGCCTGAAAGCTGCAACCTTGTACCAGATCACCATCAGATCCATCAGTCCTGCGGGGAGAAGCCAGGCATCACCTCCAAAACAGGCAAAGACAG TACTGGCGGCACCTATTCTACAAGTAAGCTCTCCAAGTTCAGACTCTATTCTTGTGCAGTGGGAAGCTGTATATATGGCCATTGGATTCTCTGTGTCCATTATGCAAGCTAATGGTTTGGGTAGAATATGGAAAGAGAATACCACCAACACCTCCTTGACATTCACCAGTTTAGCCGCAGGGACTCTCTACACCATAAAGGCCTATGCATGGAATGCCAATGGAACCCCCGGGGATGACTCCACCTGCAATCAGAGAACAA GTCCAGGTACTCCTGCCAACATTCAAGTCTCTTTTGATAGTGGTGCTCTGAAGGCATCTGTTTCATGGGCACCGACAGAAGGAGCTTTCAACTATACCGTGATGGCTTTGAGTGACTCTTCCAGGCTGAGCTGCAGTACAGCTTTCAGTTCCTGCGCCATCTACCCTCTCCAGTGTGGAACCAAGTACCTGATTTCAGTTTCAGCAAGTAATGATGCCGGATCTAGCAGATCAACTTCAGCAGTGACTTTGAAAACCG TTGCTTGTGCACCTGGAAAAGTGGCAATCCAAGAAGATCCTCCTGGCCACCTGTCTGTAGCTTGGTCCAATGTGGATCTGGGTGATTACTATGTGGCCTTTGTGAAGAGTGATGATGGCTTGGAAGTACATTGCAACACTTCCCTCACCCAGTGCAATTTCTTATCTGAGTGTGGCTTCACTTACTTTATTAGTGTTTTTGCCTATAACAAGGCAGGGCAGAGTCCTTTGGGTGATGTGTTTAATTATACCACAG CTCCCTGTTGTCCTAGTGACGTTAACCCCGTGCTGGTGTCCAGTGACAGGGCAGAGATTGTCTGGTCTCCCGTCCGAGGCGCTGAACTTTATGAAACGAAGGCTGAGGATGGGTTCAGTGTGGTTGAGTGTAACGACACTGCTCCGGCTTGCACGCTTTCTGCTCTAGAGTGTGACACCAAGTATAACATCACGGTGTATTCCTTCAGCGAAGTCCGGGGCAGCAATACGTCATGTGCTTCCCAATTCATAACCACAG CTCCTTGCAGTCCTGAAATCAAAAACATTTCAAAGGATGACTTTTCCATGATTCATGTGCGCTGGCAATCCACTAATGATGAGGCCACTTACACGGTGACTGCCCGCGGAGAGAAAGGGTCGCACCAGTGCAGCAGCACCGGAGAGTCCTGCACCCTGGGCGGCTTGCCCTGCGGCTCACTGTTCTCGGTCACCGCCGTGGCCGAGACGCCCGCAGGACGGAGCCTGCCCAGCTACAGTGTGCCTCTGGAGACAG CGCCGTGCTGCTCAGCCAGTCTGATGGTAACTCAGGTCACTCAATCAGTAATCAACGTGAGCTGGACTGTTGGGAGTGGGGCCCTAACCTATGTGACAGTTCTGCAGTCACAAATGGGACAGTCAAAGTGTCACACCCATCAGAACCACTGCCTCCTGGGATGCATCGCATGCGGCATCAATTACACAGTGGCAGTAAAAGCAGTTAGTGCCACTGGGTTGACTGCGGACTGCGCCTACCAAAGTTATTCCTCTA GTGCCTGCTGCCCTTTGGGGGTGAAATTATATAGGCTGGGCCCTAATGGCATCCGGATCCACTGGCAGGCCTCCAGGGGCTCTGCCAATTACAGCACCGACCTCTATGGTTCCAAAGGCATTTTCACATGTGCCCCAAGCGCTGGCCTCAGTTTCTGTGATGTTACGGAGATACCCTGCGGGGATGTGTATACCGTGATGGTCTCACCAGTTGCTGAGACAGGACTGAAGCTTACTTTCTGTccaaaaaaaatatattcag tAACCTGCTCTGGAAGTACACTTGGAATGG TGATTTACAGAGGGAAGAGAAATGTGGAATGA
- the FNDC7 gene encoding fibronectin type III domain-containing protein 7 isoform X1 translates to MAGAPVKFLSVVGFSLICLKMVASTKTVPEIPTIDQAYSKISNSITVEWATVPGATSYLLTAKDGNTVIETMVANSPGTVTGLKAATLYQITIRSISPAGRSQASPPKQAKTVLAAPILQVSSPSSDSILVQWEAVYMAIGFSVSIMQANGLGRIWKENTTNTSLTFTSLAAGTLYTIKAYAWNANGTPGDDSTCNQRTSPGTPANIQVSFDSGALKASVSWAPTEGAFNYTVMALSDSSRLSCSTAFSSCAIYPLQCGTKYLISVSASNDAGSSRSTSAVTLKTVACAPGKVAIQEDPPGHLSVAWSNVDLGDYYVAFVKSDDGLEVHCNTSLTQCNFLSECGFTYFISVFAYNKAGQSPLGDVFNYTTAPCCPSDVNPVLVSSDRAEIVWSPVRGAELYETKAEDGFSVVECNDTAPACTLSALECDTKYNITVYSFSEVRGSNTSCASQFITTAPCSPEIKNISKDDFSMIHVRWQSTNDEATYTVTARGEKGSHQCSSTGESCTLGGLPCGSLFSVTAVAETPAGRSLPSYSVPLETAPCCSASLMVTQVTQSVINVSWTVGSGALTYVTVLQSQMGQSKCHTHQNHCLLGCIACGINYTVAVKAVSATGLTADCAYQSYSSSACCPLGVKLYRLGPNGIRIHWQASRGSANYSTDLYGSKGIFTCAPSAGLSFCDVTEIPCGDVYTVMVSPVAETGLKLTFCPKKIYSVTCSGSTLGMVIYRGKRNVE, encoded by the exons TTCCCGAAATACCCACTATTGATCAAGCTTATTCAAAAATCAGCAACAGTATCACTGTGGAATGGGCTACAGTGCCAGGAGCTACCAGTTACCTCCTCACAGCCAAAGACGGGAACACTGTCATTGAGACCATGGTGGCCAATTCCCCAGGCACTGTGACTGGCCTGAAAGCTGCAACCTTGTACCAGATCACCATCAGATCCATCAGTCCTGCGGGGAGAAGCCAGGCATCACCTCCAAAACAGGCAAAGACAG TACTGGCGGCACCTATTCTACAAGTAAGCTCTCCAAGTTCAGACTCTATTCTTGTGCAGTGGGAAGCTGTATATATGGCCATTGGATTCTCTGTGTCCATTATGCAAGCTAATGGTTTGGGTAGAATATGGAAAGAGAATACCACCAACACCTCCTTGACATTCACCAGTTTAGCCGCAGGGACTCTCTACACCATAAAGGCCTATGCATGGAATGCCAATGGAACCCCCGGGGATGACTCCACCTGCAATCAGAGAACAA GTCCAGGTACTCCTGCCAACATTCAAGTCTCTTTTGATAGTGGTGCTCTGAAGGCATCTGTTTCATGGGCACCGACAGAAGGAGCTTTCAACTATACCGTGATGGCTTTGAGTGACTCTTCCAGGCTGAGCTGCAGTACAGCTTTCAGTTCCTGCGCCATCTACCCTCTCCAGTGTGGAACCAAGTACCTGATTTCAGTTTCAGCAAGTAATGATGCCGGATCTAGCAGATCAACTTCAGCAGTGACTTTGAAAACCG TTGCTTGTGCACCTGGAAAAGTGGCAATCCAAGAAGATCCTCCTGGCCACCTGTCTGTAGCTTGGTCCAATGTGGATCTGGGTGATTACTATGTGGCCTTTGTGAAGAGTGATGATGGCTTGGAAGTACATTGCAACACTTCCCTCACCCAGTGCAATTTCTTATCTGAGTGTGGCTTCACTTACTTTATTAGTGTTTTTGCCTATAACAAGGCAGGGCAGAGTCCTTTGGGTGATGTGTTTAATTATACCACAG CTCCCTGTTGTCCTAGTGACGTTAACCCCGTGCTGGTGTCCAGTGACAGGGCAGAGATTGTCTGGTCTCCCGTCCGAGGCGCTGAACTTTATGAAACGAAGGCTGAGGATGGGTTCAGTGTGGTTGAGTGTAACGACACTGCTCCGGCTTGCACGCTTTCTGCTCTAGAGTGTGACACCAAGTATAACATCACGGTGTATTCCTTCAGCGAAGTCCGGGGCAGCAATACGTCATGTGCTTCCCAATTCATAACCACAG CTCCTTGCAGTCCTGAAATCAAAAACATTTCAAAGGATGACTTTTCCATGATTCATGTGCGCTGGCAATCCACTAATGATGAGGCCACTTACACGGTGACTGCCCGCGGAGAGAAAGGGTCGCACCAGTGCAGCAGCACCGGAGAGTCCTGCACCCTGGGCGGCTTGCCCTGCGGCTCACTGTTCTCGGTCACCGCCGTGGCCGAGACGCCCGCAGGACGGAGCCTGCCCAGCTACAGTGTGCCTCTGGAGACAG CGCCGTGCTGCTCAGCCAGTCTGATGGTAACTCAGGTCACTCAATCAGTAATCAACGTGAGCTGGACTGTTGGGAGTGGGGCCCTAACCTATGTGACAGTTCTGCAGTCACAAATGGGACAGTCAAAGTGTCACACCCATCAGAACCACTGCCTCCTGGGATGCATCGCATGCGGCATCAATTACACAGTGGCAGTAAAAGCAGTTAGTGCCACTGGGTTGACTGCGGACTGCGCCTACCAAAGTTATTCCTCTA GTGCCTGCTGCCCTTTGGGGGTGAAATTATATAGGCTGGGCCCTAATGGCATCCGGATCCACTGGCAGGCCTCCAGGGGCTCTGCCAATTACAGCACCGACCTCTATGGTTCCAAAGGCATTTTCACATGTGCCCCAAGCGCTGGCCTCAGTTTCTGTGATGTTACGGAGATACCCTGCGGGGATGTGTATACCGTGATGGTCTCACCAGTTGCTGAGACAGGACTGAAGCTTACTTTCTGTccaaaaaaaatatattcag tAACCTGCTCTGGAAGTACACTTGGAATGG TGATTTACAGAGGGAAGAGAAATGTGGAATGA